In Amaranthus tricolor cultivar Red isolate AtriRed21 chromosome 3, ASM2621246v1, whole genome shotgun sequence, a single window of DNA contains:
- the LOC130808955 gene encoding uncharacterized protein LOC130808955: protein MARWDAILSLPVQSPSTSDFSAADLVWSKIEGFRDKVDRIALIPFARVDDFIRGESANKDCPTGFHVEARRHRPAKASHKVKVDGVLEYILYWCSFGPDDRRKGGVVRPSRNTYISKKTSAGRPNTKRGCTCHFIVKRLIARPSVALIIYNQDKHIDKKGLPCHGPQDKKAAGTRAMYAPFISEDLRLRVHSLLYVGVPVEAIMQRHNETVEKQGGPVNRDDLLTHRYVRRQEKRIRRSKYELDIDDDVSLRLWVEDHRTHIFFYQDFSESDPLTIGIQTEWQLLQMIRFGNGGLLASDSRFGTNKMKYPVHSLLVFNSVNKAIPVAWVISPRFSSRDTYKWMRALHNRVLTKVPSWNLAGFVVDDPLSDVRAIRDVFECSVLISTWRVRHAWHKALMERCSQTEKRIQMSKQLGQIVSEICTGHGNATLFDDFMDNFIDNSEFVEYFKAVWYPRIGFWVSSLQTLPLASQEMSAMLEFYHRQMNVRVLNESDPSVYHRVDWLVNKLTTKVHSYFWLDEFPEKHDFDRYQRDEWLDGLTSWRSSLEIPDSDVIFEGEQAKVIDQQDRDIFYLISNPGSEFALCDCKLSEKGSLCDHICKVKWVLHRRESFKASLSLYQYKQVLMKILCCTPHDSLIRDYAVSLAASLTTQINSFSELNGDERWISGHLSDVNNKLRNHEARELGFCNVRDVHDGMEIDPVLPSGLLADSCAINENDSLKDGEFSDRVNGVDMVEEPLSIVFPPSIKSRDPSSDKVDENVNFCEDTTPLKFYMRSKPTKKRKKGASLSNILTSFKG, encoded by the exons ATGGCTAGATGGGATGCCATCTTATCACTCCCTGTGCAGAGTCCTTCGACCTCGGATTTCAGTGCTGCTGATTTAGTTTGGTCGAAGATTGAAGGATTCAGAGACAAAGTAGATAGAATTGCTCTTATTCCATTTGCGAGGGTTGATGATTTTATCAGAGGTGAATCCGCAAACAAAGACTGCCCTACTGGATTTCACGTTGAGGCAAGGAGGCATCGTCCTGCAAAGGCATCGCACAAAGTGAAAGTCGATGGTGTTCTTGAATATATATT GTATTGGTGTTCCTTTGGCCCAGACGATCGTAGAAAAGGGGGGGTTGTACGGCCAAGTAGAAACACTTATATTTCAAAGAAAACATCTGCTGGACGCCCTAATACCAAAAGGGGTTGCACTTGTCATTTCATTGTGAAACGCCTCATCGCTCGTCCTTCTGTTGCgcttattatatataatcagGATAAACATATTGACAAAAAGGGATTACCCTGTCATGGTCCACAAGACAAGAAAGCTGCCGGAACTCGTGCTATGTATGCTCCATTCATATCTGAGGATCTTCGTCTACGCGTTCACTCTTTGTTATATGTTGGTGTACCTGTTGAAGCCATTATGCAGAGACACAATGAAACAGTAGAGAAACAAGGGGGCCCTGTTAATCGCGATGACCTTCTAACACATAGATACGTGAGAAGACAGGAGAAAAGAATACGACGATCTAAATATGAGCTagatattgatgatgatgttagCCTAAGACTGTGGGTGGAAGATCATCGAACTCACATTTTCTTTTATCAGGACTTCTCTGAGTCTGATCCATTAACAATCGGAATTCAAACGGAATGGCAGTTGCTGCAAATGATCCGATTCGGTAATGGTGGTCTTTTAGCTTCTGACTCAAGATTTGGAACAAACAAAATGAAG TATCCGGTCCACAGCCTTCTTGTGTTCAATTCGGTGAACAAGGCTATTCCTGTCGCTTGGGTGATTTCTCCGAGGTTTTCGAGCAGGGATACATATAAATGGATGAGGGCTCTTCACAACAGGGTTTTGACTAAGGTTCCTTCATGGAATTTGGCTGGCTTTGTTGTAGATGATCCTTTATCTGACGTTAGGGCTATCCG GGATGTTTTTGAGTGCTCTGTGCTGATATCAACGTGGCGAGTCCGTCATGCGTGGCATAAAGCTTTAATGGAACGATGTTCTCAAACAGAAAAACGAATCCAAATGTCAAAACAGTTGGGGCAAATTGTTTCAGAGATCTGTACTGGACACGGAAATGCAACATTGTTTGATGATTTCATGGATAATTTTATAGATAACTCTGAGTTTGTGGAGTACTTTAAAGCTGTGTGGTACCCAAGAATAG GGTTTTGGGTTAGTAGTTTACAAACTCTTCCTCTTGCCAGCCAGGAGATGAGTGCAATGCTTGAATTTTATCATCGACAGATGAATGTGAGAGTACTAAATGAAAGCGATCCGAGTGTATATCATCGTGTTGATTGGTTGGTAAACAAGTTGACCACTAAAGTTCACTCTTACTTTTGGCTTGATGAGTTTCCCGAGAAGCATGATTTTGATCGATACCAGAGAGATGAGTGGTTGGATGGGTTAACTTCTTGGCGTAGTTCATTGGAAATTCCCGATTCTGATGTTATTTTTGAAGGGGAACAAGCCAAAGTCATAGATCAACAAGATCGGGACATTTTCTATTTGATATCGAACCCTGGTTCTGAATTTGCACTTTGTGATTGTAAGCTATCGGAAAAGGGAAGTTTGTGTGATCATATCTGTAAGGTTAAGTGGGTATTACACAGAAGAGAATCTTTTAAAGCTTCTCTTAGTTTATACCAGTACAAACAAGTATTGATGAAAATTCTTTGCTGCACACCCCACGATTCGTTGATTCGTGATTACGCCGTTTCCCTCGCAGCATCTCTAACGACACAAATAAACTCTTTTTCAGAGTTAAACGGAGATGAGAGATGGATCAGTGGGCATCTAAGCGATGTTAATAATAAGTTGCGAAACCACGAGGCTCGTGAACTAGGGTTTTGTAATGTGAGGGATGTCCATGATGGGATGGAGATTGACCCGGTCTTGCCTTCTGGTTTATTAGCCGATTCCTGTGCTATAAATGAGAACGACTCTTTGAAAGATGGCGAGTTCTCTGATCGAGTTAATGGCGTAGACATGGTGGAAGAGCCTTTATCTATCGTATTCCCTCCTTCCATCAAGTCCCGAGATCCGTCTTCAGACAAAGTTGATGAGAATGTCAATTTCTGTGAAGATACAACTCCTTTGAAATTCTATATGAGGTCAAAACCAACAAAGAAACGGAAGAAAGGAGCATCGCTCAGTAACATACTAACGTCTTTTAAAGGTTAA